ATCCTTGGAGGCGGAAGAGATTATGTGCGGTAAAGATGTATTTGATCAAACAATCGAGTTATTCATTGTGAATGATGTGATTTGGAATATGCAAATGAGTGATTTATCACAAAACGTTTTAACAGTAAAAGTTCAACGAAAAGCAAATCGTATCACAGCTTATCGTATTATTGAGTTTTAGCGTTCTGCTTGCAAATAGGTCCAATGGCATGAGGCGCAATGGTAGAGTTTGGGAATAGCAAAACTATcaagtttttttaatttaaattaattcttcGTGTAGATTGTAGATGAAGTTAACAAATGTTTAAAACTTCATTAAAAGCGTTAAAGAGTAGTAGATCCAACAATAATACCATTTCTCTCGTACACACGAGGGCAATTATCCTTAATGAGAATTTTTCGGTTTCATTACCTCAGATGTTTGCTTACGAACGATCTAATTGGATTGAGCGGCATGTTTGTCCAGATGTGTTTGCAACTCTACCTTCCAGCGGACGTCATTCAGGCGAACATACACAACCTATGCATCCTGCGCGTAATTTGGCGTGTATTCGGCATCAGTTCCGGTTGTGTAGCGTTCGTTATGGCCTTCGAACGTTACATAGCGCTGGCGAAACCGTTCTTCTATCATAAGGTAAGGAAGCGAGATGGTCAACGATGGTGGACGATAATGTTGCAGTACAACCGAGAACTGCGCCTTTTTACAGTACGTGACGGATAATCTGATCCGCAAATCGATCTTCATCCTGTGGGGTATCGGTGCCTTCATAACGTTTCTGCCACTGTTCGGATTCGGCGTTTATTACGACGAACGGAAGAAAACGTGTGCTCGCTACCGCAGTGCTACCGAACCGATGGATGTGGCGTATGCGTATTTGTTCTTCAGTGTCGGTAAGATCGTTCGTTGAGCCTGCTCTCGATGAGCTCCGTTAACGGAATGTTCTTTTTTACTCCCTAGGAACGCTGCTTTGTGTTGGGATTGTGATCTGTAATCTTAGTGTGAGAAAGGTGTTGTATAGATCGCATCGGAAGATGTGCCGCCAGTTTGGCTCAATCAAACCAACACCAATGCTGAACCGATCGATGAGCCAAACGCCAAAATCATCCAGCTTTACCGATTCCAACATCATGCGCATGTTCAACGAGCCTACGACGGAGGAAATACGCTTCGCCAAGCTGATGACCGTTCTTAGTGTGTTCTTTATCATTTGCTGGCTTCCGCAGATGGTCAGTAAAACGGTAAAGTCTCCTCGTCCTTCACATTCTACACACGTTTTGCCCGCTTTCTATTCGCAGATCTCAATCATCTTGCTGCAACAGCTCAATGCTGCCATGAAGCAGAAGCTAACCTGGGTGTTCCGAGTGTCCGACATACTGATATTGGTGCACTTTACGCTCGACCCGTACATCTATGTGCTGCTGAAGAAGAGCCGCCGAAGTGACTTGCGCACCATGATACGCTACATGTTTAGCCGCAACCAACGGTTCAACATCGTGGATGCTGCCC
The Anopheles moucheti chromosome 2, idAnoMoucSN_F20_07, whole genome shotgun sequence genome window above contains:
- the LOC128305920 gene encoding prostaglandin E2 receptor EP4 subtype gives rise to the protein MEHTVHSVPFNGTFSEYATTISAALLATTNSTDVAGELAGNRTQKASSLVTPCMVVVMFSYIFGCIGNLIALIHLWRNVRNTKHALMLKCLLTNDLIGLSGMFVQMCLQLYLPADVIQANIHNLCILRVIWRVFGISSGCVAFVMAFERYIALAKPFFYHKYVTDNLIRKSIFILWGIGAFITFLPLFGFGVYYDERKKTCARYRSATEPMDVAYAYLFFSVGTLLCVGIVICNLSVRKVLYRSHRKMCRQFGSIKPTPMLNRSMSQTPKSSSFTDSNIMRMFNEPTTEEIRFAKLMTVLSVFFIICWLPQMISIILLQQLNAAMKQKLTWVFRVSDILILVHFTLDPYIYVLLKKSRRSDLRTMIRYMFSRNQRFNIVDAALSPMQKSTNSSPLP